The following are encoded in a window of Mycobacterium decipiens genomic DNA:
- a CDS encoding cyclopropane mycolic acid synthase family methyltransferase: MTQRGVKLPEQLSPPVEAVQSHYDRSNEFFKLFLDPSMTYSCAYFERGDMTLEQAQRAKRDLALGKLGLEPGMTLLDIGCGWGSTMRHAIEKYDVNVIGLTLSENQLAHDKQKFAEMDSPRKKEVRLQGWEQFDEPVDRIVSLGAFEHFADGAGDAGYERYARFFKMCYDVLPDDGVMLLHTIVVPSAEEAKARNLPITMSLLRFIKFILTEIFPGGKLPLISLVDEYSTQAGFKIARHHQIGSHYVPTLNAWAAALEANKDKAIELQGQEVYDIYMHYLTGCSDLFRDGYTDVCQFTMVK, from the coding sequence ATGACGCAACGGGGTGTGAAACTTCCCGAACAGCTCTCTCCGCCTGTGGAAGCCGTTCAATCGCATTACGACCGTTCGAATGAGTTCTTCAAGCTGTTTCTCGATCCATCGATGACCTATAGCTGTGCGTACTTCGAGCGTGGCGACATGACGCTGGAACAGGCCCAGCGCGCCAAGCGTGACCTCGCGCTGGGCAAGTTGGGGCTCGAGCCCGGCATGACACTGCTCGACATCGGCTGCGGCTGGGGCTCGACCATGAGGCACGCGATCGAGAAGTACGACGTCAACGTGATCGGCCTGACGCTGAGCGAGAATCAGCTGGCGCACGACAAGCAAAAGTTCGCCGAGATGGACAGCCCCCGGAAGAAAGAGGTACGACTGCAGGGCTGGGAGCAGTTCGACGAACCGGTGGACCGGATCGTATCGCTCGGCGCCTTCGAGCACTTCGCCGACGGCGCGGGCGACGCGGGATACGAACGCTACGCCCGCTTCTTCAAGATGTGCTACGACGTGCTGCCGGACGACGGCGTCATGCTGCTCCACACGATCGTGGTGCCCAGCGCCGAGGAGGCCAAGGCGCGCAATCTGCCGATCACGATGAGCCTGCTGCGCTTCATCAAGTTCATCTTGACCGAGATTTTCCCCGGCGGAAAGTTGCCCCTGATCTCGTTGGTCGACGAATACTCGACCCAGGCTGGTTTCAAGATTGCCCGCCACCATCAGATCGGGTCGCACTACGTGCCCACCTTGAACGCCTGGGCCGCGGCCCTGGAAGCGAACAAAGACAAGGCCATTGAGCTGCAGGGGCAAGAAGTCTACGACATCTACATGCACTACCTGACCGGCTGTTCGGACCTGTTCCGCGACGGCTACACCGACGTTTGCCAGTTCACCATGGTCAAGTAG